Proteins encoded within one genomic window of Girardinichthys multiradiatus isolate DD_20200921_A chromosome 21, DD_fGirMul_XY1, whole genome shotgun sequence:
- the hhatlb gene encoding hedgehog acyltransferase like, b isoform X1: MGIKAALPKYEIYFYSTVLCLAMFWAASWIFEVSSSNVNRKVFKTSVKPGYFGRKMDTADFEWMMWFSTFREHILFALSGHVLFAKICSMLAPQYRSLVYMVYGLLAVWTSMGWTYVSLMLSHCILLYSISLVKIRWLCFVAGFCILATFKCEPFISWQAGFVEGDFELRHILFYSGCGFTIMRCMSFALENCERKDGNYNILELLKYNFYLPFFYFGPIMTFDTFYEQVNKSDLTRKERELWNISLQGLIHLGVIIVVDVLFHFMYILTIPSDIKLLKHLSDWSLVGLAYVNLVYDWVKAAVMFGVINTVSRLDHLDPPKPPKCITMLYVFSETHFDRGINEWLCKYVYNYLGGKHENVVEELVATLCTFGVTILWLGPCEIVLFWAFFNCFGLNFELWTIKVFSMEPFASFETAMSEAMSRRIRAIFNTFNFWCIVLYNLMALNSLDFVKLVAKRLLLKGFPITTIIVMFVTYCLIQVIKEQERRQALVDDPDPLPPAPPLNAATATSPPTAAPQAVADPSKEKAE; this comes from the exons CCAATGTAAACAGAAAGGTGTTTAAAACCAGTGTGAAACCAGGATACTTTGGGAGAAAAATG GACACTGCAGACTTTGAATGGATGATGTGGTTTTCCACCTTCAGAGAGCACATCCTGTTTGCCCTTTCTGGTCACGTGCTCTTCGCCAAAATCTGCTCCATGCTGGCTCCTCAG TACAGGTCCTTGGTTTACATGGTGTATGGTCTGCTGGCTGTATGGACCAGCATGGGTTGGACCTACGTCTCCCTGATGCTGTCTCACTGCATCCTGCTCTACAGCATCTCCTTAGTGAAAATACGCTGGCTCTGCTTTGTCGCTGGTTTCTGCATCCTTGCCACGTTCAAGTGTGAACCCTTCATCTCCTGGCAG GCAGGTTTTGTGGAAGGAGACTTTGAACTGCGACACATCCTCTTCTACAGTGGCTGTGGGTTCACGATCATGCGCTGCATGAGTTTTGCTTTGGAAAACTGTGAAAGGAAAGATGGGAACTACAACATCCTAGAGCTGCTCAAGTACAACTTTTACCTCCCTTTCTTCTACTTTGGACCCATCATGACATTTGATACATTTTATGAGCAA GTCAATAAGTCTGACCTGACCAGAAAAGAAAGGGAGTTGTGGAACATCAGCCTGCAGGGTCTGATCCATCTGGGAGTCATCATCGTAGTGGATGTCCTTTTCCACTTCATGTACATCCTTACCATCCCCAGTGACATAAAGCTCCTGAAACATCTCTCCGACTGGTCTCTGG TGGGTCTGGCCTATGTCAACCTGGTCTATGATTGGGTAAAAGCAGCTGTCATGTTCGGAGTCATCAACACAGTGTCTAGACTGGATCACCTGGACCCGCCCAAACCACCAAAGTGCATCACCATGCTCTATGTATTCTCTGAAAC GCATTTTGACAGAGGAATCAATGAGTGGTTGTGCAA GTATGTTTATAATTACCTTGGTGGAAAGCATGAGAATGTGGTGGAGGAGCTGGTGGCTACACTTTGCACTTTTGGCGTCACCATCCTCTGGTTGGGTCCCTGCGAGATAGTCCTGTTCTGGGCTTTCTTCAACTGTTTTGGTCTTAACTTTGAGCTGTGGACCATTAAAGTGTTTTCCATGGAGCCATTTGCATCCTTTGAG ACGGCAATGTCAGAGGCAATGTCCCGCCGCATAAGAGCAATCTTCAACACGTTCAACTTCTGGTGTATTGTGCTGTACAACCTTATGGCTCTGAATAGTTTGGATTTTGTCAAGTTGGTCGCCAAACGGCTGCTTCTCAAAG GCTTCCCCATAACTACCATCATCGTCATGTTTGTGACCTACTGCCTAATTCAAGTGATCAAGGAGCAAGAGAGGAGACAGGCCCTCGTCGATGACCCTGATCCACTTCCACCTGCTCCCCCTCTTAATGCCGCCACTGCCACCAGTCCTCCCACTGCTGCTCCACAGGCTGTTGCTGATCCCAGCAAAGAAAAAGCAGAGTAG
- the hhatlb gene encoding hedgehog acyltransferase like, b isoform X2, whose protein sequence is MRSTSTALCCVWPCSGQPAGSLKCQADTADFEWMMWFSTFREHILFALSGHVLFAKICSMLAPQYRSLVYMVYGLLAVWTSMGWTYVSLMLSHCILLYSISLVKIRWLCFVAGFCILATFKCEPFISWQAGFVEGDFELRHILFYSGCGFTIMRCMSFALENCERKDGNYNILELLKYNFYLPFFYFGPIMTFDTFYEQVNKSDLTRKERELWNISLQGLIHLGVIIVVDVLFHFMYILTIPSDIKLLKHLSDWSLVGLAYVNLVYDWVKAAVMFGVINTVSRLDHLDPPKPPKCITMLYVFSETHFDRGINEWLCKYVYNYLGGKHENVVEELVATLCTFGVTILWLGPCEIVLFWAFFNCFGLNFELWTIKVFSMEPFASFETAMSEAMSRRIRAIFNTFNFWCIVLYNLMALNSLDFVKLVAKRLLLKGFPITTIIVMFVTYCLIQVIKEQERRQALVDDPDPLPPAPPLNAATATSPPTAAPQAVADPSKEKAE, encoded by the exons GACACTGCAGACTTTGAATGGATGATGTGGTTTTCCACCTTCAGAGAGCACATCCTGTTTGCCCTTTCTGGTCACGTGCTCTTCGCCAAAATCTGCTCCATGCTGGCTCCTCAG TACAGGTCCTTGGTTTACATGGTGTATGGTCTGCTGGCTGTATGGACCAGCATGGGTTGGACCTACGTCTCCCTGATGCTGTCTCACTGCATCCTGCTCTACAGCATCTCCTTAGTGAAAATACGCTGGCTCTGCTTTGTCGCTGGTTTCTGCATCCTTGCCACGTTCAAGTGTGAACCCTTCATCTCCTGGCAG GCAGGTTTTGTGGAAGGAGACTTTGAACTGCGACACATCCTCTTCTACAGTGGCTGTGGGTTCACGATCATGCGCTGCATGAGTTTTGCTTTGGAAAACTGTGAAAGGAAAGATGGGAACTACAACATCCTAGAGCTGCTCAAGTACAACTTTTACCTCCCTTTCTTCTACTTTGGACCCATCATGACATTTGATACATTTTATGAGCAA GTCAATAAGTCTGACCTGACCAGAAAAGAAAGGGAGTTGTGGAACATCAGCCTGCAGGGTCTGATCCATCTGGGAGTCATCATCGTAGTGGATGTCCTTTTCCACTTCATGTACATCCTTACCATCCCCAGTGACATAAAGCTCCTGAAACATCTCTCCGACTGGTCTCTGG TGGGTCTGGCCTATGTCAACCTGGTCTATGATTGGGTAAAAGCAGCTGTCATGTTCGGAGTCATCAACACAGTGTCTAGACTGGATCACCTGGACCCGCCCAAACCACCAAAGTGCATCACCATGCTCTATGTATTCTCTGAAAC GCATTTTGACAGAGGAATCAATGAGTGGTTGTGCAA GTATGTTTATAATTACCTTGGTGGAAAGCATGAGAATGTGGTGGAGGAGCTGGTGGCTACACTTTGCACTTTTGGCGTCACCATCCTCTGGTTGGGTCCCTGCGAGATAGTCCTGTTCTGGGCTTTCTTCAACTGTTTTGGTCTTAACTTTGAGCTGTGGACCATTAAAGTGTTTTCCATGGAGCCATTTGCATCCTTTGAG ACGGCAATGTCAGAGGCAATGTCCCGCCGCATAAGAGCAATCTTCAACACGTTCAACTTCTGGTGTATTGTGCTGTACAACCTTATGGCTCTGAATAGTTTGGATTTTGTCAAGTTGGTCGCCAAACGGCTGCTTCTCAAAG GCTTCCCCATAACTACCATCATCGTCATGTTTGTGACCTACTGCCTAATTCAAGTGATCAAGGAGCAAGAGAGGAGACAGGCCCTCGTCGATGACCCTGATCCACTTCCACCTGCTCCCCCTCTTAATGCCGCCACTGCCACCAGTCCTCCCACTGCTGCTCCACAGGCTGTTGCTGATCCCAGCAAAGAAAAAGCAGAGTAG